A genomic segment from Coturnix japonica isolate 7356 chromosome 26, Coturnix japonica 2.1, whole genome shotgun sequence encodes:
- the PSRC1 gene encoding proline/serine-rich coiled-coil protein 1 isoform X3 produces the protein MDTVGGCHESGGTAAILPRRYRYRRRKRRLGVSGDTPPPIQRPMSIAQSLWAEPISAAGGRDGRHCGTGGRIRTDEAPRTREGVNRVTHGLWCRSLTGCDDGGASREDDDDDEPPPGGTNGRWSPLSGAGLEEMVREATRLAAQLQQSHLSPLPPSPGGGSPRSPRRETFVVKDSPVRALLPTVPAANVPKLSQSRGAALPPPQPEHPVPEPPPAPALPPEAAPPHPVPSPNPPAGLRHQGLHQVGGGSPGPAQQHPEVPPSGWGLPPGADLDPPAAACSPPARRQPAAPHGDSITQHGDTESRGKGDGGGTVRPPPMEKAEAQVGFCFNYKRSHQQ, from the exons ATGGACACGGTGGGTGGCTGCCATGAGTCAGGCGGCACGGCGGCCATCTTGCCCCGCCGTTATCGCTACCGGCGCCGGAAGCGGAGACTCGGTGTTTCCGGTGACACGCCCCCTCCCATCCAGCGACCAATGAGCATCGCGCAAAGCTTGTGGGCGGAGCCAATCAGCGCGGCGGGAGGGAGGGACGGGCGCCATTGTGGGACCGGAGGGAGAATTCGAACGGACGAAGCGCCGCGAACACGGGAGGGAGTGAACCGG GTCACCCATGGGCTCTGGTGCCGCTCGCTGACCGGGTGCGATGATGGAGGAGCGAG CCgtgaggatgatgatgatgacgaGCCCCCCCCAGGGGGCACAAATGGACGTTGGAGCCCCCtgagcggggccgggctggAGGAGATGGTCCGTGAGGCCACACGGCTGGCAGCACAGCTACAGCAAAGCCAcctgtccccattgccccccagcccgggggggggcagcccccgcagcccccgccgtGAGACCTTCGTGGTGAAGGACAGCCCCGTGCGGGCGCTGCTGCCCACTGTGCCCGCTGCCAACGTCCCCAAG CTCAGCCAAAGCCgaggagcagcactgccaccCCCCCAACCCGAGCACCCCGTGCCAGagccaccaccagcaccagcactgcccccagaagccgcccccccccacccagTGCCATCCCCAAACCCCCCGGCCGGGCTGCGACATCAGGGGCTGCACCAGGTGGGAGGGGGCAGCCCCGgaccagcacagcagcacccagag GTGCCCCCCTCGGGGTGGGGGCTGCCTCCAGGTGCAGACTTGGACCCCCCAGCAGCCGCCTGCAGCCCCCCCGCAAGAcggcagccagcagcaccccaCGGTGACAGCATCACCCAACATGGGGACACGGAGTCACGAGGaaagggggatggggggggcacagtgagacccccccccatggAGAAGGCCGAGGCTCAGGTCGGGTTTTGCTTTAATTACAAAAGGTCACACCAGCAGTAG
- the PSRC1 gene encoding proline/serine-rich coiled-coil protein 1 isoform X1: MDTVGGCHESGGTAAILPRRYRYRRRKRRLGVSGDTPPPIQRPMSIAQSLWAEPISAAGGRDGRHCGTGGRIRTDEAPRTREGVNRVTHGLWCRSLTGCDDGGASREDDDDDEPPPGGTNGRWSPLSGAGLEEMVREATRLAAQLQQSHLSPLPPSPGGGSPRSPRRETFVVKDSPVRALLPTVPAANVPKEPPRCQPPPRGAPSSRGAPSPSGAPRPCPPRGALARGKSEPLRAGTAAKAEEQHCHPPNPSTPCQSHHQHQHCPQKPPPPTQCHPQTPRPGCDIRGCTRWEGAAPDQHSSTQRCPPRGGGCLQVQTWTPQQPPAAPPQDGSQQHPTVTASPNMGTRSHEERGMGGAQ, translated from the exons ATGGACACGGTGGGTGGCTGCCATGAGTCAGGCGGCACGGCGGCCATCTTGCCCCGCCGTTATCGCTACCGGCGCCGGAAGCGGAGACTCGGTGTTTCCGGTGACACGCCCCCTCCCATCCAGCGACCAATGAGCATCGCGCAAAGCTTGTGGGCGGAGCCAATCAGCGCGGCGGGAGGGAGGGACGGGCGCCATTGTGGGACCGGAGGGAGAATTCGAACGGACGAAGCGCCGCGAACACGGGAGGGAGTGAACCGG GTCACCCATGGGCTCTGGTGCCGCTCGCTGACCGGGTGCGATGATGGAGGAGCGAG CCgtgaggatgatgatgatgacgaGCCCCCCCCAGGGGGCACAAATGGACGTTGGAGCCCCCtgagcggggccgggctggAGGAGATGGTCCGTGAGGCCACACGGCTGGCAGCACAGCTACAGCAAAGCCAcctgtccccattgccccccagcccgggggggggcagcccccgcagcccccgccgtGAGACCTTCGTGGTGAAGGACAGCCCCGTGCGGGCGCTGCTGCCCACTGTGCCCGCTGCCAACGTCCCCAAG GAGCCCCCCCGCTGTCAACCACCACCCAGGggagcccccagcagcagggggGCGCCCAGCCCGAGTGGTGCCCCCCGGCCCTGCCCACCCCGGGGGGCTTTGGCACGGGGCAAGTCCGAGCCCCTCCGTGCAGGGACAGCAG CCAAAGCCgaggagcagcactgccaccCCCCCAACCCGAGCACCCCGTGCCAGagccaccaccagcaccagcactgcccccagaagccgcccccccccacccagTGCCATCCCCAAACCCCCCGGCCGGGCTGCGACATCAGGGGCTGCACCAGGTGGGAGGGGGCAGCCCCGgaccagcacagcagcacccagag GTGCCCCCCTCGGGGTGGGGGCTGCCTCCAGGTGCAGACTTGGACCCCCCAGCAGCCGCCTGCAGCCCCCCCGCAAGAcggcagccagcagcaccccaCGGTGACAGCATCACCCAACATGGGGACACGGAGTCACGAGGaaagggggatggggggggcacagtga
- the PSRC1 gene encoding proline/serine-rich coiled-coil protein 1 isoform X4, translating into MMEERDVQFITEEKLDFSILSPSDSREDDDDDEPPPGGTNGRWSPLSGAGLEEMVREATRLAAQLQQSHLSPLPPSPGGGSPRSPRRETFVVKDSPVRALLPTVPAANVPKEPPRCQPPPRGAPSSRGAPSPSGAPRPCPPRGALARGKSEPLRAGTAAKAEEQHCHPPNPSTPCQSHHQHQHCPQKPPPPTQCHPQTPRPGCDIRGCTRWEGAAPDQHSSTQRCPPRGGGCLQVQTWTPQQPPAAPPQDGSQQHPTVTASPNMGTRSHEERGMGGAQ; encoded by the exons ATGATGGAGGAGCGAG ATGTCCAGTTCATCACCGAGGAGAAGCTGGACTTTAGCATCCTGTCCCCTTCTGACAG CCgtgaggatgatgatgatgacgaGCCCCCCCCAGGGGGCACAAATGGACGTTGGAGCCCCCtgagcggggccgggctggAGGAGATGGTCCGTGAGGCCACACGGCTGGCAGCACAGCTACAGCAAAGCCAcctgtccccattgccccccagcccgggggggggcagcccccgcagcccccgccgtGAGACCTTCGTGGTGAAGGACAGCCCCGTGCGGGCGCTGCTGCCCACTGTGCCCGCTGCCAACGTCCCCAAG GAGCCCCCCCGCTGTCAACCACCACCCAGGggagcccccagcagcagggggGCGCCCAGCCCGAGTGGTGCCCCCCGGCCCTGCCCACCCCGGGGGGCTTTGGCACGGGGCAAGTCCGAGCCCCTCCGTGCAGGGACAGCAG CCAAAGCCgaggagcagcactgccaccCCCCCAACCCGAGCACCCCGTGCCAGagccaccaccagcaccagcactgcccccagaagccgcccccccccacccagTGCCATCCCCAAACCCCCCGGCCGGGCTGCGACATCAGGGGCTGCACCAGGTGGGAGGGGGCAGCCCCGgaccagcacagcagcacccagag GTGCCCCCCTCGGGGTGGGGGCTGCCTCCAGGTGCAGACTTGGACCCCCCAGCAGCCGCCTGCAGCCCCCCCGCAAGAcggcagccagcagcaccccaCGGTGACAGCATCACCCAACATGGGGACACGGAGTCACGAGGaaagggggatggggggggcacagtga
- the PSRC1 gene encoding proline/serine-rich coiled-coil protein 1 isoform X2 translates to MDTVGGCHESGGTAAILPRRYRYRRRKRRLGVSGDTPPPIQRPMSIAQSLWAEPISAAGGRDGRHCGTGGRIRTDEAPRTREGVNRVTHGLWCRSLTGCDDGGASREDDDDDEPPPGGTNGRWSPLSGAGLEEMVREATRLAAQLQQSHLSPLPPSPGGGSPRSPRRETFVVKDSPVRALLPTVPAANVPKEPPRCQPPPRGAPSSRGAPSPSGAPRPCPPRGALARGKSEPLRAGTAAQPKPRSSTATPPTRAPRARATTSTSTAPRSRPPPPSAIPKPPGRAATSGAAPGGRGQPRTSTAAPRGAPLGVGAASRCRLGPPSSRLQPPRKTAASSTPR, encoded by the exons ATGGACACGGTGGGTGGCTGCCATGAGTCAGGCGGCACGGCGGCCATCTTGCCCCGCCGTTATCGCTACCGGCGCCGGAAGCGGAGACTCGGTGTTTCCGGTGACACGCCCCCTCCCATCCAGCGACCAATGAGCATCGCGCAAAGCTTGTGGGCGGAGCCAATCAGCGCGGCGGGAGGGAGGGACGGGCGCCATTGTGGGACCGGAGGGAGAATTCGAACGGACGAAGCGCCGCGAACACGGGAGGGAGTGAACCGG GTCACCCATGGGCTCTGGTGCCGCTCGCTGACCGGGTGCGATGATGGAGGAGCGAG CCgtgaggatgatgatgatgacgaGCCCCCCCCAGGGGGCACAAATGGACGTTGGAGCCCCCtgagcggggccgggctggAGGAGATGGTCCGTGAGGCCACACGGCTGGCAGCACAGCTACAGCAAAGCCAcctgtccccattgccccccagcccgggggggggcagcccccgcagcccccgccgtGAGACCTTCGTGGTGAAGGACAGCCCCGTGCGGGCGCTGCTGCCCACTGTGCCCGCTGCCAACGTCCCCAAG GAGCCCCCCCGCTGTCAACCACCACCCAGGggagcccccagcagcagggggGCGCCCAGCCCGAGTGGTGCCCCCCGGCCCTGCCCACCCCGGGGGGCTTTGGCACGGGGCAAGTCCGAGCCCCTCCGTGCAGGGACAGCAG CTCAGCCAAAGCCgaggagcagcactgccaccCCCCCAACCCGAGCACCCCGTGCCAGagccaccaccagcaccagcactgcccccagaagccgcccccccccacccagTGCCATCCCCAAACCCCCCGGCCGGGCTGCGACATCAGGGGCTGCACCAGGTGGGAGGGGGCAGCCCCGgaccagcacagcagcacccagag GTGCCCCCCTCGGGGTGGGGGCTGCCTCCAGGTGCAGACTTGGACCCCCCAGCAGCCGCCTGCAGCCCCCCCGCAAGAcggcagccagcagcaccccaCGGTGA
- the PPIL1 gene encoding peptidyl-prolyl cis-trans isomerase-like 1, with protein sequence MAAVPPDSWQPPTVSMETTMGTLVLELYWRHAPRTCKNFAELCRRGYYNGTRFHRIIRDFMVQGGDPTGTGRGGASIYGKHFEDELHSELKFTGAGILAMANAGPDTNGSQFFITLAPAQWLDGKHTIFGRVCQGIGVLGRVGMVETNAQDRPLDDVKVLKAVPAGG encoded by the exons ATGGCCGCCGTGCCGCCTGACTCATGGCAGCCACCCACCGTGTCCATGGAGACCAC GATGGGCACCCTGGTGCTGGAGCTCTATTGGCGTCACGCCCCCCGGACCTGTAAGAACTTTGCCGAGCTGTGTCGCCGTGGGTATTATAACGGGACCCGCTTCCACCGCATCATCCGGGACTTCATGGTACAGGGAGGAGACCCCACCGGGACCG GCCGTGGCGGTGCCTCCATTTATGGCAAACACTTTGAGGACGAGCTGCACTCGGAGCTGAAATTCACCG gCGCTGGCATTCTGGCCATGGCTAACGCAGGACCCGATACCAACGgcagccagttcttcatcaCGCTGGCACCGGCGCAATGGTTGGATGGCAAACACACCATCTTTGGGCGCGTGTGCCAAGGGATCGGGGTGCTGGGCAGGGTGGGCATGGTGGAAACCAACGCACAGGACCGGCCTTTGGATGATGTTAAAGTGCTTAaagctgtccctgctgggggATAA